Proteins from one Ficedula albicollis isolate OC2 chromosome 3, FicAlb1.5, whole genome shotgun sequence genomic window:
- the KCNF1 gene encoding potassium voltage-gated channel subfamily F member 1 isoform X2, with amino-acid sequence MAGDSRFPDVDTDGSEKSEEIEIVVNVGGVRQVFYGDNLNQYPETRLAELVNCLSGGYDSIFSLCDDYDPGKREFYFDRDPDAFKCIIDVYYFGEIHMKKGICPICFKNEMEFWKVDLKFLDDCCKAHLSEKKEELEEIARRVQLILDDLGIDASESRWKKCQKCIWKFLEKPESSYPARVIAVLSFLFILTSSVVMCVGTIPDLQVVDAEGNRMEHPTLESIETACIGWFTVEYVLRLISSPNKLHFALSFMNIVDVLAILPFYVSLTLTHLGAKLMELSNVQQAVQALRIMRIARIFKLARHSSGLQTLTYALKRSFKELGLLLMYLAVGIFVFSALGYTMEQSHPETLFKSIPQSFWWAIITMTTVGYGDIYPKTTLGKLNAAISFLCGVIAIALPIHPIINNFVRYYNKQRVLETAAKHELELMELNSAEGKAAGSRSELEDPSREGKESPFYSSRIKVSHSDTFIHLLSEEKHYRTRLQSCK; translated from the coding sequence ATGGCAGGTGACTCTAGGTTTCCAGATGTGGACACTGATGGATcagaaaaaagtgaagaaattgaGATTGTAGTCAATGTCGGTGGGGTAAGGCAGGTGTTCTATGGAGATAACCTGAATCAGTACCCAGAAACACGTCTGGCAGAGCTGGTCAATTGTTTATCGGGGGGATACGATAGCATATTCTCCCTCTGTGACGACTATGATCCTGGAAAGAGAGAGTTTTACTTTGACAGAGATCCAGATGCTTTCAAATGCATTATTGACGTGTACTACTTTGGGGAAATTCACATGAAGAAGGGAATATGCCCTATATGTTTCAAGaatgaaatggaattttggAAAGTGGATCTGAAATTTTTGGATGACTGCTGCAAAGCTCATCTAagtgaaaaaaaggaggaacTGGAAGAAATAGCCCGAAGGGTGCAACTCATTCTGGATGACTTGGGAATAGATGCCTCAGAAAGTCGCTGGAAAAAGTGCCAAAAATGCATCTGGAAATTTCTGGAGAAGCCAGAATCATCCTATCCAGCTAGAGTGATTGCTGTACTGtcctttctgtttattttgacCTCCTCTGTTGTGATGTGTGTGGGGACCATCCCAGACCTGCAGGTGGTAGATGCAGAGGGGAACCGCATGGAGCACCCGACCCTGGAGAGCATCGAGACCGCCTGCATAGGCTGGTTTACCGTGGAGTACGTGCTGAGGCTCATCTCCTCTCCCAACAAACTCCACTTTGCCCTTTCTTTCATGAACATTGTTGATGTGCTAGCAATACTTCCTTTCTACGTCAGCCTGACCTTGACCCACCTGGGAGCCAAGCTGATGGAGCTGAGCAATGTGCAGCAGGCTGTCCAGGCACTGCGCATCATGAGGATCGCAAGGATTTTCAAGCTTGCACGCCATTCCTCAGGGCTCCAGACCCTAACCTATGCCCTGAAACGCAGCTTTAAGGAGCTTGGGCTGCTCCTCATGTACTTAGCTGTTGGaatctttgtcttttctgcCCTAGGTTATACCATGGAACAGAGTCACCCCGaaactttatttaaaagcatCCCTCAGTCATTTTGGTGGGCAATCATTACCATGACCACAGTTGGATATGGAGACATTTATCCTAAAACAACACTAGGAAAACTGAATGCTGCCATCAGTTTTCTTTGTGGAGTGATAGCAATTGCcctccccatccatcccatcaTTAACAACTTTGTCAGGTATTACAACAAGCAGAGAGTTTTAGAAACAGCTGCCAAACACGAATTGGAGCTGATGGAACTAAACTCTGCTGAGGGGAAAGCTGCAGGCTCCAGAAGTGAACTAGAGGATCCTTCAAGGGAAGGCAAAGAGAGTCCTTTTTATAGCAGCCGGATAAAAGTCTCCCACAGTGACACCTTTATTCATCTCctgtcagaagaaaaacactatAGGACCAGGCTTCAAAGCTGCAAATAA
- the KCNF1 gene encoding potassium voltage-gated channel subfamily F member 1 isoform X1 produces the protein MAGDSRFPDVDTDGSEKSEEIEIVVNVGGVRQVFYGDNLNQYPETRLAELVNCLSGGYDSIFSLCDDYDPGKREFYFDRDPDAFKCIIDVYYFGEIHMKKGICPICFKNEMEFWKVDLKFLDDCCKAHLSEKKEELEEIARRVQLILDDLGIDASESRWKKCQKCIWKFLEKPESSYPARVIAVLSFLFILTSSVVMCVGTIPDLQVVDAEGNRMEHPTLESIETACIGWFTVEYVLRLISSPNKLHFALSFMNIVDVLAILPFYVSLTLTHLGAKLMELSNVQQAVQALRIMRIARIFKLARHSSGLQTLTYALKRSFKELGLLLMYLAVGIFVFSALGYTMEQSHPETLFKSIPQSFWWAIITMTTVGYGDIYPKTTLGKLNAAISFLCGVIAIALPIHPIINNFVRYYNKQRVLETAAKHELELMELNSAEGKAAGSRSELEDPSREGKESPFYSSRIKVSHSDTFIHLLSEEKHYRTRLQSCK, from the exons ATGGCAGGTGACTCTAGGTTTCCAGATGTGGACACTGATGGATcagaaaaaagtgaagaaattgaGATTGTAGTCAATGTCGGTGGGGTAAGGCAGGTGTTCTATGGAGATAACCTGAATCAGTACCCAGAAACACGTCTGGCAGAGCTGGTCAATTGTTTATCGGGGGGATACGATAGCATATTCTCCCTCTGTGACGACTATGATCCTGGAAAGAGAGAGTTTTACTTTGACAGAGATCCAGATGCTTTCAAATGCATTATTGACGTGTACTACTTTGGGGAAATTCACATGAAGAAGGGAATATGCCCTATATGTTTCAAGaatgaaatggaattttggAAAGTGGATCTGAAATTTTTGGATGACTGCTGCAAAGCTCATCTAagtgaaaaaaaggaggaacTGGAAGAAATAGCCCGAAGGGTGCAACTCATTCTGGATGACTTGGGAATAGATGCCTCAGAAAGTCGCTGGAAAAAGTGCCAAAAATGCATCTGGAAATTTCTGGAGAAGCCAGAATCATCCTATCCAGCTAGAGTGATTGCTGTACTGtcctttctgtttattttgacCTCCTCTGTTGTGATGTGTGTGGGGACCATCCCAGACCTGCAGGTGGTAGATGCAGAGGGGAACCGCATGGAGCACCCGACCCTGGAGAGCATCGAGACCGCCTGCATAGGCTGGTTTACCGTGGAGTACGTGCTGAGGCTCATCTCCTCTCCCAACAAACTCCACTTTGCCCTTTCTTTCATGAACATTGTTGATGTGCTAGCAATACTTCCTTTCTACGTCAGCCTGACCTTGACCCACCTGGGAGCCAAGCTGATGGAGCTGAGCAATGTGCAGCAGGCTGTCCAGGCACTGCGCATCATGAGGATCGCAAGGATTTTCAAGCTTGCACGCCATTCCTCAGGGCTCCAGACCCTAACCTATGCCCTGAAACGCAGCTTTAAGGAGCTTGGGCTGCTCCTCATGTACTTAGCTGTTGGaatctttgtcttttctgcCCTAGGTTATACCATGGAACAGAGTCACCCCGaaactttatttaaaagcatCCCTCAGTCATTTTGGTGGGCAATCATTACCATGACCACAGTTGGATATGGAGACATTTATCCTAAAACAACACTAGGAAAACTGAATGCTGCCATCAGTTTTCTTTGTGGAGTGATAGCAATTGCcctccccatccatcccatcaTTAACAACTTTGTCAGGTATTACAACAAGCAGAGAGTTTTAGAAACAGCTGCCAAACACGAATTGGAGCTGATGGAACTAAACTCTGCTGAGGGGAAAGCTGCAGGCTCCAGAAGTGAACTAGAG GATCCTTCAAGGGAAGGCAAAGAGAGTCCTTTTTATAGCAGCCGGATAAAAGTCTCCCACAGTGACACCTTTATTCATCTCctgtcagaagaaaaacactatAGGACCAGGCTTCAAAGCTGCAAATAA